The following are from one region of the Paenalkalicoccus suaedae genome:
- a CDS encoding UbiX family flavin prenyltransferase, with protein sequence MTKRIIIGMSGSTGPIYGIRLLEELSKLDVETHLIMSDWSEKTIKIETDYKVEDVKKLATHIHPPQNQAAIISSGSFQTDAMIIVPCSMKTLSAVAHGYADNLISRAADVILKERRRLIMVPRETPLNDIHLENMLKLSRMGVIMAPPMPAFYNNPETIEDMVDNTVSRLLDHLQIDHQLTKRWLEK encoded by the coding sequence ATGACAAAACGAATCATTATCGGCATGTCAGGGTCAACTGGTCCAATCTATGGGATTCGCTTATTAGAAGAGCTTAGTAAGCTCGATGTCGAAACGCATCTCATTATGAGCGATTGGTCCGAGAAGACGATTAAAATTGAGACGGATTATAAAGTCGAGGATGTGAAAAAGCTTGCGACGCACATTCACCCTCCTCAAAATCAGGCAGCGATCATTTCAAGCGGATCGTTCCAAACGGACGCCATGATTATTGTTCCGTGCAGTATGAAGACACTCAGCGCAGTTGCGCACGGATACGCGGATAACTTGATCTCCCGCGCTGCGGACGTGATTTTAAAGGAGCGTCGCCGACTGATCATGGTCCCAAGAGAGACCCCTTTAAATGATATCCATTTAGAAAATATGTTAAAGCTCTCTCGTATGGGTGTGATCATGGCGCCACCAATGCCCGCTTTTTATAATAATCCGGAGACAATTGAAGATATGGTGGATAATACAGTCTCTCGCTTACTTGACCATCTACAAATTGATCATCAGTTAACAAAACGGTGGCTTGAGAAATAA
- a CDS encoding GntR family transcriptional regulator, translating into MIDKQSPIPMYYQLEQLIREEISTGKRELGTAIPSERELSDKYGVSRMTVRQAVNNLVAEGLLTRKKGRGTFVEAPKVEMPLMKLTSFSEDMRQRGMEPGAEVVSFESIHIGPKEAEALHVEEGTEGYQLARVRTADGEPMAYEVVTVVKEMFPQLEYADHGGSFYAHAEEQGIQITGAYQTLEPVLVPKKVAQLLTIKKGDPTLLLTRVSYVGQNKPFEHVKSYYRGDRYTFTTEMQR; encoded by the coding sequence ATGATTGATAAACAATCCCCAATTCCGATGTATTACCAACTAGAGCAACTTATTCGTGAGGAAATAAGCACAGGTAAACGAGAGCTTGGTACGGCGATTCCGTCGGAACGGGAGCTTTCCGATAAATATGGAGTTTCACGCATGACAGTTAGACAGGCTGTTAACAATCTCGTAGCGGAAGGTCTGCTAACAAGAAAAAAAGGACGTGGCACCTTCGTAGAAGCACCGAAAGTGGAAATGCCTCTTATGAAGCTGACCAGCTTTTCTGAAGATATGAGACAGAGAGGAATGGAGCCTGGGGCGGAGGTTGTCTCCTTTGAGTCGATTCACATCGGTCCAAAGGAAGCGGAGGCACTTCACGTAGAGGAAGGGACGGAAGGATATCAGCTGGCACGGGTGCGCACCGCGGACGGAGAACCGATGGCGTATGAGGTGGTTACGGTGGTGAAAGAGATGTTCCCGCAGCTTGAATATGCAGATCACGGAGGATCCTTTTATGCGCATGCCGAAGAGCAGGGAATTCAAATTACAGGTGCCTATCAAACGCTAGAGCCAGTGCTTGTGCCTAAAAAAGTGGCGCAACTGTTGACCATTAAAAAAGGCGATCCTACGTTGCTCTTAACGAGAGTTAGTTACGTTGGTCAAAACAAACCGTTTGAACATGTGAAATCGTATTATCGTGGTGATCGCTATACGTTTACAACAGAAATGCAGAGGTAA
- a CDS encoding YndJ family transporter yields MDIRVNVLLGIITGLIWSFVAPVSIVEISLGLAFLVLVPLLLNLVIPGEPVTAVERYIDILCKNSFPFAIFALIAITVDSAAMSIGFGLVWFAYTFAIGLGGGYRLLKRGLFPAEETIMDVGIMFLSVGGVWLVLSEGGIHQLLPYDELTMSLTAVHYHYSAVVIPILTGAFGRLLVREKRVTGSPYRYLAIGTAIGSPLIALGVIQGPPLEFVYVSIYAVFLTWLSVWWLIILPRIGTLQKVMITIASLSLLVSTATTFLYALGVTIGTTIISYEDMFQWHGAVNALGFSFFGALVWNSIGPLKKRELPQE; encoded by the coding sequence ATGGACATACGAGTGAACGTCTTATTAGGAATCATTACGGGACTTATTTGGTCCTTCGTTGCACCAGTATCAATCGTAGAAATCTCGTTAGGGCTCGCCTTCTTAGTCCTCGTTCCATTACTACTCAACTTAGTTATTCCAGGGGAACCTGTGACAGCAGTGGAGCGATACATAGATATTCTTTGTAAGAATTCATTTCCTTTTGCTATCTTTGCACTCATTGCCATTACAGTTGATAGTGCAGCAATGTCAATTGGGTTTGGACTAGTATGGTTTGCTTACACGTTTGCGATCGGACTAGGAGGAGGCTACAGGCTTTTAAAACGTGGGCTTTTTCCTGCGGAAGAAACAATCATGGATGTTGGTATCATGTTTTTATCCGTCGGTGGGGTTTGGCTTGTCCTCTCGGAAGGTGGCATTCATCAACTCCTGCCATATGATGAGCTGACCATGTCATTAACAGCCGTTCACTATCATTATTCAGCTGTTGTTATTCCAATTTTAACTGGCGCCTTCGGACGTCTTTTAGTTAGAGAAAAAAGGGTAACAGGCTCGCCATATCGCTATTTAGCAATAGGTACAGCGATTGGATCGCCACTAATTGCGTTAGGTGTTATTCAGGGACCGCCGTTAGAGTTTGTTTATGTCTCTATTTACGCGGTGTTCTTAACGTGGCTTTCTGTCTGGTGGCTCATTATCTTACCTCGAATTGGGACGCTTCAAAAAGTAATGATCACAATTGCCAGTCTGTCCCTTCTCGTTTCCACGGCAACAACGTTTTTATATGCCCTTGGAGTCACTATTGGAACAACCATCATAAGCTACGAAGACATGTTTCAGTGGCACGGAGCAGTCAATGCACTTGGCTTTTCGTTCTTTGGGGCTCTCGTTTGGAATTCGATAGGGCCACTTAAAAAGCGCGAGCTTCCACAAGAGTAA
- a CDS encoding carbohydrate ABC transporter permease — translation MMRKSIMYTLLTLAAIVMFFPIFYAISVSFMSTSDIAERRVLPSAVTLENYRNVMTSVPILHYLRNSFVVASITTLGMLVVSALAAFIFAFVPFRGRQAVFLLFISTLLIPWEATMIPNFFTIQSLGWMNNYLAMTVPFFALAFGTFLLRQHFKTVPLELYEAAQVEGLSKFQFFYKVVVPYAKTSFVTLGIYGFLTTWNMYLWPLLVTTNDSVRTVQIGLRRLQADEVATNWGLVMAGAVLVILPTLLLLAVGQKQLQKGLTKGAIK, via the coding sequence ATGATGCGCAAATCGATCATGTACACCTTACTGACACTTGCTGCAATCGTCATGTTCTTTCCGATTTTCTATGCGATTTCCGTTAGCTTTATGTCGACGAGTGACATCGCCGAACGGCGCGTCCTTCCTTCGGCTGTGACGCTTGAGAATTACCGTAATGTCATGACGAGCGTTCCGATCCTTCATTATTTGAGAAACAGCTTTGTCGTTGCCTCCATTACGACGCTCGGCATGCTAGTCGTGAGTGCGCTTGCCGCTTTCATCTTTGCGTTCGTTCCTTTTAGAGGACGTCAGGCAGTATTTTTACTGTTCATTTCCACGTTATTAATTCCATGGGAAGCAACGATGATTCCGAACTTTTTTACAATCCAATCATTAGGCTGGATGAATAATTACTTAGCTATGACAGTTCCGTTTTTCGCATTAGCCTTTGGTACCTTTTTATTACGCCAACACTTTAAGACGGTGCCACTTGAGCTGTATGAAGCGGCGCAGGTGGAAGGGCTGTCGAAGTTTCAATTTTTCTATAAAGTGGTCGTTCCCTATGCTAAAACGAGCTTTGTAACACTCGGGATTTATGGCTTTTTAACAACGTGGAATATGTATTTATGGCCACTGTTAGTGACAACAAATGATAGCGTCAGAACCGTTCAAATTGGGCTTCGACGTCTTCAGGCAGATGAGGTTGCAACAAACTGGGGGCTCGTGATGGCCGGAGCCGTGCTCGTTATTTTACCAACCCTTCTCTTACTTGCAGTTGGTCAAAAGCAACTGCAAAAAGGACTTACGAAGGGTGCTATAAAGTAA
- a CDS encoding ABC transporter permease, producing the protein MRNSLKVAKWELKRNLKNKSFLISLFLTPALFAVFFFVGFLFSSGDSMPGDPFDQEITLYIQDDVGIEEELSEQLSDDPSLTYEFGTYEEESIRGEELSVFLPITEEGVAQGSITYYATPDVSNFSFLQPVEQVMKQEQLEQFDLATEEIEIAASPIAFEGVPVEEEIAEGEEAAEFDIFTRLIPGGFAALILFSVIITGMMIFQSASQEKKEKVAEMVLSSVTPTELMQGKIIGYFGLGMVQVSVWFTIILPLLTLRTDIPIFSYLFVPQTIVLVLIAILGYLMFASIYVAIGATIEDTTASSNFQGLLFIIPWIPFMLAGPILTNPSGTIAQVATFIPLTAPGVLLFRLSFLEEWPWIEIIGAIAVLAVAIVLFMKLAGKIFKTGILLYGKNASVKEILKWLRY; encoded by the coding sequence ATGCGTAATTCATTAAAGGTAGCAAAGTGGGAGCTAAAGCGAAATTTAAAGAATAAATCCTTTTTAATTTCGCTGTTTTTAACGCCTGCTTTATTTGCCGTTTTCTTCTTTGTTGGATTTTTATTTTCTTCAGGAGACTCGATGCCGGGAGATCCGTTTGACCAAGAGATAACGTTATATATTCAAGACGATGTAGGAATAGAAGAAGAGTTAAGTGAACAACTCTCTGATGACCCATCTTTAACCTACGAATTTGGTACATATGAGGAAGAATCGATTCGTGGCGAAGAGTTATCCGTGTTTCTCCCTATAACGGAGGAAGGGGTGGCGCAAGGATCAATCACCTACTATGCAACACCAGATGTATCAAACTTTAGCTTTTTGCAGCCAGTTGAACAGGTGATGAAGCAGGAGCAGCTTGAACAATTTGACTTAGCAACGGAAGAAATAGAAATTGCGGCATCTCCGATTGCATTTGAAGGTGTTCCAGTGGAAGAGGAAATTGCTGAAGGGGAAGAGGCTGCAGAATTTGATATCTTTACAAGACTTATCCCTGGAGGCTTTGCTGCGTTAATCCTCTTTTCTGTCATTATTACAGGAATGATGATCTTCCAAAGTGCCTCGCAGGAAAAGAAGGAGAAGGTGGCGGAGATGGTGCTATCCTCTGTGACGCCGACGGAGCTAATGCAAGGTAAAATTATTGGCTACTTTGGCTTAGGAATGGTGCAGGTTAGTGTGTGGTTTACGATTATTCTACCGCTGTTAACGCTGCGTACGGACATCCCGATTTTTAGCTATTTATTTGTGCCTCAGACGATCGTGCTGGTGTTGATCGCTATTTTAGGATACTTGATGTTCGCATCGATTTATGTCGCGATTGGAGCAACGATCGAGGATACAACAGCATCAAGCAACTTCCAGGGATTACTGTTTATCATCCCGTGGATCCCGTTTATGCTAGCAGGACCAATTCTTACGAATCCATCAGGAACAATTGCGCAAGTAGCAACCTTCATTCCACTAACTGCACCAGGTGTACTCCTATTTAGACTCTCGTTTTTAGAGGAGTGGCCGTGGATTGAAATTATCGGTGCCATTGCCGTGCTTGCGGTTGCCATTGTGCTATTCATGAAGCTCGCGGGTAAAATATTTAAGACAGGTATTTTATTGTACGGTAAAAATGCTTCAGTTAAAGAAATTTTGAAGTGGTTGCGTTATTAA
- a CDS encoding ABC transporter ATP-binding protein, with amino-acid sequence MEPVLRVEGIGKTFKDTRVLSNIAFDVHKGEIMAILGPNGAGKSTTIRNIMGIMYPDEGQIVFPGYEGKALPRHRIGYLPEERGLYKGVSVLDIILYFAELKDYPIKKAKERALSYLEKFDLKGKEKSKVEELSKGMAQKVQFIASVIHEPELLILDEPFSGLDPVSQDLFKKEIRELANKGTAILLSSHQMNLVEEMCDRLFMIYKGERIIYGKIQDVKEQYANYKCTLVGSNEEASLQALPSVTRVESSGDKAIVYLDHEVEPAVWLRSLPETVDIRELSIARVSLHEIFIDVAQGKKQGGTVHA; translated from the coding sequence ATGGAGCCGGTTTTACGGGTAGAAGGCATTGGAAAGACATTTAAGGACACGAGAGTGCTATCAAACATAGCATTTGATGTACATAAAGGTGAAATCATGGCCATTTTAGGACCGAACGGCGCGGGGAAGTCGACGACAATCCGTAATATCATGGGAATTATGTATCCGGATGAAGGTCAAATTGTCTTCCCAGGCTATGAGGGGAAGGCACTACCTCGTCATCGAATTGGCTATTTGCCGGAGGAGCGTGGGCTGTATAAGGGTGTCAGCGTACTCGACATTATTTTGTACTTTGCGGAGCTTAAGGACTATCCGATTAAGAAGGCAAAGGAGCGTGCGCTTTCTTATTTAGAAAAATTTGACCTAAAGGGAAAAGAGAAAAGTAAGGTTGAGGAGCTTTCAAAAGGAATGGCGCAAAAAGTCCAGTTTATTGCGTCCGTCATTCATGAGCCGGAGCTACTTATTTTAGATGAGCCCTTCTCTGGATTAGATCCAGTTAGTCAGGATTTGTTTAAGAAAGAGATACGTGAGCTTGCCAATAAAGGAACAGCTATTTTGCTTTCGTCCCATCAAATGAATTTGGTCGAAGAGATGTGTGATCGTCTCTTTATGATTTATAAGGGGGAGCGGATTATTTATGGCAAAATTCAAGATGTTAAAGAGCAATATGCAAACTATAAGTGCACGTTGGTTGGATCGAACGAAGAGGCGAGTTTACAGGCGCTCCCTTCTGTGACGCGAGTGGAGAGTAGTGGCGATAAAGCGATCGTATATCTTGATCATGAGGTAGAGCCTGCAGTGTGGCTACGCTCGTTACCAGAGACTGTTGATATTCGTGAGCTGTCAATAGCACGAGTCTCGCTTCACGAAATATTTATCGATGTAGCGCAAGGCAAAAAGCAGGGAGGAACTGTTCATGCGTAA
- a CDS encoding type 1 glutamine amidotransferase domain-containing protein produces MSKIACVMTDLFEDVEYTSPLEELQNGGHEVVVIGFEKGKEITGKQGETTVTTDVSIADVKPNDFDALFIPGGFSPDLLRGDDRFVEFAKYFVLTDKPILTICHGPQLLITADVLHGRKVTGFKSIQTDLRHAGANFFDEEVVVCGNIVTSRTPDDLPAFNKTITKVLSKYTS; encoded by the coding sequence ATGAGTAAAATTGCTTGTGTCATGACAGACTTATTTGAAGATGTAGAGTACACGTCTCCGTTAGAGGAGCTCCAAAACGGTGGACACGAAGTAGTCGTTATCGGATTCGAAAAGGGTAAAGAAATCACAGGCAAGCAGGGCGAAACAACTGTGACAACGGATGTTTCGATCGCTGACGTAAAGCCAAATGATTTTGATGCACTATTTATTCCAGGCGGCTTTTCACCAGACTTATTAAGAGGCGACGATCGTTTTGTAGAATTCGCAAAGTACTTCGTCTTAACGGACAAGCCAATTCTAACTATTTGCCACGGACCACAATTACTTATTACTGCGGATGTTTTACATGGCCGTAAGGTAACTGGATTTAAGTCCATTCAAACGGATCTTCGTCACGCTGGAGCTAACTTCTTCGACGAAGAAGTCGTCGTATGCGGTAACATTGTAACAAGTCGCACACCTGACGACCTACCAGCATTCAATAAGACAATCACAAAAGTATTATCCAAATACACGTCCTAA
- a CDS encoding VOC family protein — MIIGHAHTAFTATNMDRSLQFYCDALGLAHAFSVKNEQGEPWIEYVKIAPKQYIELFHPTSTSNQQQTTDAHLTPGDPAKSQGFHHICLLVDDIQYVAATLAEKDIPIDVAPKRGIGKNWQMWTHDPDGNKIEFIQPDDDSEHAK, encoded by the coding sequence ATGATAATTGGACACGCACACACGGCCTTTACCGCGACAAACATGGATCGATCGCTACAATTTTACTGTGACGCTCTAGGCTTGGCGCATGCATTTAGCGTAAAAAATGAGCAGGGAGAACCATGGATCGAATACGTCAAAATAGCGCCAAAGCAGTACATTGAGCTGTTCCATCCTACAAGCACATCTAACCAACAGCAAACCACCGACGCACACCTTACACCAGGGGATCCAGCGAAGTCACAGGGCTTCCATCACATTTGTCTTTTAGTCGATGACATACAGTATGTTGCGGCGACGCTCGCAGAGAAAGACATCCCTATCGACGTTGCGCCAAAAAGAGGTATCGGCAAGAATTGGCAGATGTGGACACACGACCCTGACGGCAATAAAATCGAATTCATTCAGCCTGATGACGATTCCGAGCATGCGAAATAG
- a CDS encoding superoxide dismutase: protein MDWDNYCAQVSVWLEDLPVRSSDLRSLVEQTKEAALRKEATLPELVDEVAAMVGGQRSVPIGGHRLPPLPYAYDALEPVISEEIMRLHHNIHHQSYVDGLNKAEKELQRARESRNYDLLRYWEREAAFHGAGHYLHTMFWNNLRPAGTSTIPSALRSQIIRDFGSVEAFKEHLLEAAKKVQGSGWALLVWAPRAGRLEILQAELHHLLSQQDMIPLLGIDVWEHAYYLQYKTDRNQYVDNIWTIIDWDDVAERFEQARQVQWEPF from the coding sequence ATGGATTGGGATAATTACTGTGCGCAGGTGAGTGTTTGGTTAGAGGACTTACCCGTTCGATCAAGTGACTTAAGATCGTTAGTGGAGCAAACAAAGGAGGCGGCATTACGGAAAGAAGCTACTTTACCGGAGCTAGTTGATGAGGTGGCGGCAATGGTTGGTGGGCAAAGAAGCGTGCCGATTGGTGGTCATAGGCTTCCACCACTTCCTTATGCATACGATGCTTTGGAGCCTGTCATTTCTGAAGAAATCATGCGATTGCATCATAATATTCACCATCAAAGCTACGTAGATGGCTTAAACAAAGCTGAGAAGGAACTGCAACGAGCTCGGGAATCAAGGAACTATGATTTATTGCGGTATTGGGAGCGGGAGGCTGCTTTTCATGGCGCCGGTCACTACTTACACACAATGTTTTGGAATAATTTACGACCAGCTGGAACGTCTACGATACCGAGTGCGTTACGCAGTCAGATCATTCGTGACTTTGGAAGTGTAGAGGCATTCAAGGAACACTTATTAGAGGCGGCTAAAAAGGTACAAGGCTCGGGCTGGGCGCTACTAGTATGGGCACCTCGAGCGGGGCGCCTCGAAATTTTACAGGCTGAGCTTCACCACTTGCTTAGCCAACAGGACATGATTCCTCTTTTAGGGATTGACGTGTGGGAGCACGCGTATTATTTGCAGTACAAAACCGATAGGAATCAGTATGTAGACAATATCTGGACGATCATCGATTGGGACGATGTGGCGGAGAGATTTGAGCAGGCGAGGCAAGTGCAGTGGGAGCCTTTTTAA
- a CDS encoding ABC transporter substrate-binding protein: MLGVPMLLLAACGNNDQNEDTSANASEPANSNEQAASNSGSDDRVEIEFWHGMGGGLGETLEELVASYNDSQDSYVITPEYQGSYEELLTQFRTVGGTETAPALVQMFEVGTKYMIDSGFITPVQEWIDKDGYDVTQLEENILSYYTVNDQLYSMPFNSSTPALFFNEEKFVEAGLDPENPPRTFSEIKEAAELLTTDDTYGFSMLGHGWFFEQMIATQGVDYVDQENGRAADATEATFGGEEGLRVYEWLDEMNQAGTFNYFGRDWDDLRAAFQNGDVAMYMDSSAGTKDSVNNASFDVGVSFIPHADEIDPNGVVIGGASVWMGSGISEEEQAAAFDFMKWFNLPEVQAEWHVNTGYFATHPAAYDEDIVATEHEETPQLRVPIDQLQATVPGTATQGALITVFPESREQVVTSLEALYQGTSPEDALSQAIEGTNRAIEVSNRANQ, encoded by the coding sequence ATGTTAGGTGTACCAATGCTACTTTTAGCTGCATGTGGCAACAATGATCAAAACGAAGATACAAGTGCAAATGCTTCTGAACCAGCAAATTCGAACGAGCAAGCTGCATCAAACAGTGGATCCGATGACCGTGTAGAAATCGAGTTTTGGCACGGAATGGGAGGCGGACTTGGTGAGACATTAGAAGAGCTAGTTGCCTCTTATAACGACTCTCAGGATAGTTACGTGATTACTCCGGAATATCAAGGGTCTTACGAGGAACTATTAACGCAATTCCGTACAGTAGGCGGGACAGAAACTGCTCCTGCACTCGTCCAAATGTTTGAAGTTGGGACTAAATATATGATCGACAGTGGCTTTATTACACCTGTTCAAGAATGGATCGATAAAGACGGCTATGACGTGACTCAGCTAGAAGAGAACATCCTAAGCTACTACACGGTAAACGATCAGCTTTACTCGATGCCATTTAACTCGTCTACTCCTGCTCTTTTCTTCAATGAAGAAAAATTTGTAGAAGCTGGACTTGATCCAGAGAACCCTCCCCGCACATTTTCTGAAATAAAAGAAGCGGCTGAGCTCCTTACAACGGATGATACGTATGGATTCTCCATGCTTGGTCACGGCTGGTTTTTTGAACAAATGATTGCGACACAAGGTGTGGACTACGTTGATCAGGAGAATGGACGAGCGGCAGATGCAACAGAGGCAACGTTTGGCGGCGAAGAAGGTCTACGTGTGTACGAATGGTTAGACGAGATGAATCAGGCTGGAACGTTTAACTACTTTGGACGTGACTGGGATGACTTGCGCGCGGCGTTCCAAAACGGTGATGTAGCGATGTACATGGACTCGTCTGCAGGTACGAAGGATTCCGTTAACAATGCGTCATTCGATGTAGGCGTATCCTTTATCCCGCACGCTGATGAGATCGATCCAAACGGCGTTGTCATCGGTGGAGCTTCTGTATGGATGGGAAGCGGAATTAGCGAAGAAGAACAAGCTGCCGCGTTCGACTTTATGAAGTGGTTTAACTTACCGGAAGTACAAGCAGAATGGCATGTAAATACGGGGTACTTTGCGACTCACCCAGCAGCTTATGACGAAGATATCGTAGCGACTGAACACGAAGAAACTCCTCAGCTACGTGTACCAATTGATCAGCTACAAGCAACTGTACCAGGTACAGCAACTCAAGGCGCACTTATTACCGTGTTCCCTGAGTCACGTGAGCAAGTCGTTACATCGCTTGAAGCGTTGTATCAAGGCACATCTCCTGAGGATGCACTCTCACAAGCAATCGAGGGTACAAACCGTGCGATTGAAGTATCTAATCGTGCTAATCAGTAA
- a CDS encoding Glu/Leu/Phe/Val family dehydrogenase — MTTVKDTQRTIRLIMEQLHEDASFLPDETGEARKRLFHSGMEILTTPDKVIKSYIRVSRDNQEIERIPAYRIQHNNIAGFYKGGIRYSEMVHEAEVENLAVLMTLKNALHELPYGGAKGGVEVTPSKYSKRELNLIAKKYVQRFARDIGPTHDIPAPDMGTDEQTMDWMVGEFKTIHPGQNYLGAFTGKSVENGGAAGRRESTGRGVYRSYLWLVHQWARAATPESVAGGVYQTQLETLRTLLQKNEQGKAIDVAVQGFGNVGAVAAEMADTCDHLHHHVVAVSDHQVMLHHSSGLDIKALAAFQLRHRRLPTTQEELESIHVTAEIRDPGELVTMDVDVLILAAIEDQIHEGNMKDVKARVLVEGANAPIDAVADGYLHDDGRVVIPDILANAGGVMVSYVEWKQDRVTQVYSEQEVISDMYAQMEASCEKVFSLYFSKGLPSIRNACYNHALRRLFLLLYRHGKLY; from the coding sequence ATGACGACAGTCAAAGATACGCAGCGAACGATTAGACTTATTATGGAGCAACTACATGAGGATGCCTCGTTTTTACCCGATGAAACGGGCGAGGCAAGGAAGCGTCTTTTCCACTCTGGAATGGAGATATTAACGACTCCTGACAAAGTCATTAAAAGTTACATACGTGTCTCAAGGGACAATCAGGAAATTGAGCGGATCCCAGCTTATCGGATTCAGCATAACAATATTGCGGGCTTTTACAAGGGGGGTATTCGCTATAGCGAGATGGTCCACGAGGCTGAGGTAGAGAACCTCGCCGTCCTTATGACGTTAAAAAATGCTTTGCACGAGTTGCCTTACGGTGGTGCGAAGGGTGGCGTTGAGGTTACCCCAAGCAAGTATTCAAAAAGAGAATTGAATCTTATCGCCAAGAAGTATGTCCAGCGATTTGCGCGCGATATTGGGCCGACGCATGATATTCCGGCGCCTGATATGGGGACGGACGAGCAGACGATGGATTGGATGGTTGGGGAGTTTAAGACGATTCATCCTGGTCAAAATTACTTGGGTGCTTTCACGGGTAAGAGTGTGGAGAATGGCGGTGCGGCCGGTCGTCGCGAGTCGACGGGCCGAGGCGTGTATCGGAGCTATTTATGGCTTGTGCACCAATGGGCGCGTGCGGCGACTCCAGAGAGTGTAGCTGGTGGGGTGTATCAAACCCAGCTCGAGACGTTACGTACTCTCTTACAGAAAAACGAGCAGGGCAAGGCCATTGATGTTGCAGTTCAAGGGTTTGGTAACGTAGGGGCTGTGGCAGCGGAGATGGCGGATACGTGTGATCATTTGCATCATCATGTGGTCGCTGTGAGTGACCATCAAGTTATGCTACATCATAGTAGTGGACTGGACATTAAGGCATTGGCAGCGTTCCAACTGCGTCATCGCAGACTGCCGACAACGCAGGAGGAGCTGGAGTCGATCCATGTCACGGCAGAAATTCGTGATCCGGGCGAGCTTGTTACGATGGATGTTGATGTGCTAATTTTAGCTGCAATTGAGGATCAGATTCACGAGGGCAATATGAAGGACGTAAAGGCGCGGGTCCTCGTGGAGGGTGCGAACGCACCGATAGATGCTGTTGCGGATGGTTATTTGCACGACGATGGTCGCGTGGTCATTCCTGATATATTGGCGAACGCTGGTGGGGTAATGGTCTCTTACGTTGAGTGGAAGCAGGATCGTGTGACACAGGTGTACAGTGAACAAGAAGTTATCTCTGATATGTATGCGCAGATGGAAGCAAGTTGCGAAAAGGTGTTTAGTCTCTACTTTAGTAAAGGCTTGCCGTCGATCCGAAACGCCTGCTACAATCATGCGCTTCGTCGTTTATTCTTATTATTATATCGTCATGGAAAGCTTTATTAA
- a CDS encoding carbohydrate ABC transporter permease encodes MHRSKTVAETIKQYRVPSTRTFWQKTANYRTAALYLLPSLLLFSVFMFYPMIYSLYLSFFFTDAQGSATTFVGFENYLYLFQQASFRNSLLVTLLFVAYTVPASVILALFLALIANEKLRGIGFFRTIFASTLGMSVAASAVIWLFMFHPTTGILNAALGLIGIPAVSWLTNSTMALISVSITTIWMNTGFSFLILLGGLQNIDEHLYESARIDGAGYFYQLRRITVPMLSPTLFFIITITFINSFQSFGQVDILTGGGPAEATNLIIYSIYREAFIYYQFGPASAQAILLFLAVLVITLLQFKFGEKKVHYQ; translated from the coding sequence ATGCATCGTTCAAAAACAGTAGCAGAGACGATTAAACAGTACCGCGTACCCTCTACGCGCACCTTTTGGCAAAAGACAGCTAACTATCGCACCGCGGCACTTTACTTACTGCCATCACTACTACTGTTTTCCGTATTTATGTTTTATCCGATGATTTACTCCTTATACTTAAGCTTTTTCTTTACAGATGCACAAGGTAGCGCAACAACATTTGTTGGATTTGAGAACTATCTTTATTTGTTTCAACAGGCTTCGTTTCGCAATAGTTTACTTGTGACATTGCTTTTTGTCGCTTACACCGTTCCAGCAAGCGTCATACTAGCTCTTTTCTTAGCGCTTATTGCTAACGAAAAGCTGCGTGGTATAGGGTTTTTCCGAACAATTTTTGCTTCTACGTTAGGGATGAGTGTAGCGGCATCTGCAGTCATATGGCTATTCATGTTTCATCCCACGACAGGAATCTTAAACGCCGCATTAGGCTTAATCGGGATCCCAGCCGTATCGTGGCTAACGAACTCAACGATGGCACTTATCTCCGTGTCGATCACAACAATTTGGATGAACACAGGATTCTCATTCTTAATCCTATTAGGCGGACTACAAAATATCGACGAACACTTATACGAAAGTGCGCGAATTGATGGCGCAGGCTATTTTTATCAGCTACGACGCATTACCGTACCAATGCTGTCGCCGACGTTATTTTTTATCATCACCATCACATTTATTAACTCATTCCAGTCGTTCGGACAAGTAGACATCCTGACAGGTGGTGGACCTGCTGAGGCTACAAATCTCATCATCTACTCGATCTACCGAGAAGCGTTTATCTACTATCAGTTCGGACCAGCGAGTGCGCAGGCTATTCTACTCTTTTTGGCCGTCTTAGTCATCACCCTGCTCCAATTTAAATTCGGCGAAAAGAAGGTGCACTACCAATGA